The following are from one region of the Magallana gigas chromosome 6, xbMagGiga1.1, whole genome shotgun sequence genome:
- the LOC105318127 gene encoding mitochondrial 2-oxodicarboxylate carrier — protein MAAVVEPSSGSRHSPMKLHFMQFAAGGCAGFVEVSLMHPLDLMKTRFQIQRGPDDPNRYTSLADCFKKMYRNEGALSFYKGILPPLMAETPKRAVKFFTFERYKEMFASFQIIPYSSILYLAGLCSGLTEAVIINPFEVVKVKLQADRHAFKEQGSTIATAREIIRNDGFGRRGLNKGLTSTLGRHGVFNMIYFGFYHNVRDLIPQAETHSLEIGRKLLIGFVSGTIASCVNIPFDVAKSRIQGPQPVPGEIKYRTCFKTIATVYKEEGFLALYKGLLPKVLRLGPGGAIMLLVNEYAFKWMKENM, from the exons ATGGCAGCAGTCGTAGAGCCTTCAAGTGGCTCCCGACACAGCCCAATGAAACTCCACTTTATGCAGTTTGCAGCGGGTGGATGTGcag GTTTTGTGGAGGTGTCACTGATGCACCCACTTGATCTAATGAAAACGAGATTCCAAATCCAAAGGGGACCAGATGATCCGAATCGGTATACGTCATTGGCAGACTGCTTCAAGAAGATGTACCGAAATGAAGG GGCTCTTTCTTTTTATAAAGGCATTCTACCCCCATTGATGGCAGAAACTCCCAAACGAGctgtgaaattttttacatttgagAGATATAAAGAAATGTTTGCATCTTTTCAAATCATCCCATACTCATCT ATTTTGTATCTGGCTGGGTTGTGCTCGGGACTTACTGAGGCGGTAATCATAAATCCATTTGAAGTTGTGAAAGTCAAACTACAGGCAGATCGACATGCTTTTAAAGAG CAAGGCAGCACAATTGCAACAGCAAGAGAGATAATTCGAAATGACGGATTTGGACGGCGCGGATTAAACAAAGGCCTCACATCCACTCTAGGTCGTCATGGAGTTTTTAACATGATCTACTTTGGCTTTTATCACAATGTCCGAGATTTAATTCCACAGGCAGAG ACCCACAGTTTGGAGATTGGTAGAAAGCTTTTGATTGGCTTTGTGTCAGGAACGATAGCATCCTGTGTCAACATTCCATTTGATGTGGCTAAAAGCAGAATTCAGGGGCCACAACCTGTGCCTGGCGAGATCAAATACAGGACGTGTTTTAAAACTATTGCAACAGTTTACAAAGAAGAAGG GTTTTTAGCTTTGTATAAAGGACTGCTACCAAAAGTACTGAGATTAGGCCCAG GAGGAGCAATCATGTTGCTGGTCAATGAATACGCTTTTAAATGGATGAAGGAgaatatgtga
- the LOC105318129 gene encoding RNA-binding protein 25, with translation MSFPPRPPIGMPPMGYAYAPVGMMPMGLGMMPQPVMRPIVTTQSAVSQPAKPFNRKLIPQEIPKDEKEEKPPVTTVFVGNISDRAPDAMIRQMLQRCGNVLSWKRVQGASGKLQAFGFCEYEDPEATLRCMRLLNEWEIAEKKLVVKVDAKTKTLLDEYINKKKSRTSGVESEDKEKKENGDKEENETKVEEDLDEFTKREDRVAKAGLDAIMREYAEDLSKKMFMEVEKEPKPVKKKVEEEKIIKDTGIDDIDLEDDKREIIHREIKSFRDLHKGEDEVEKDAEKEKERKDREREERMKMVEERRRERERMKERERERELEKERYERERERIRSRTRSRSRSPRRWRERSRSREKERRKERDRDAEDEEEAYERRKLEKKLREKEAAYQERLKNWEARERKKAREYEKEREREEERKAEESREGRRLKEFLEDYDDERDDVKYYKGSCLNRRLKEREKEREADARDRQREKEELEEIKRKLLDEGHPDPEAELMKIELEREEHLKPRLNISEENSPVQQKEPIRVDSSDEPEEEEEKPQLPPNMKSTLKPIDVSNSVTPMSEDNDSNFPPPDEDSQPVYGPSKEENAKLGFGGLKLGSSSSPTESISSKRKKLTVGDVFNQDDEDSSSGSKKRKLVPLDYDDDKDGKKGATAEEKRLKIKQLIESIPTAKDELFAYSLDWNIVDQVLMDKRIKPWVNKKIIEYIGEEEPTLTDFICQKVMARSGPQAILNDVAMVLDEEAEVFVVKMWRLLVYETEAKKLGLVK, from the exons ATGTCATTTCCTCCTAGGCCTCCCATAGGCATGCCCCCAATGGGATATGCCTATGCACCTGTTGGAATGATGCCCATGGGGCTGGGCATGATGCCCCAACCG gtCATGAGACCAATAGTGACAACTCAAAGTGCAGTCTCACAACCAGCCAAACCattcaacagaaaattaattccACAAGAAATACCAAAG gATGAGAAGGAAGAAAAACCTCCTGTGACCACAGTATTTGTTGGAAACATCAGTGACAGAGCCCCAGATGCCATGATACGACAGATGTTACAG AGATGTGGTAATGTACTCAGCTGGAAACGTGTGCAAGGTGCCTCAGGGAAATTACAAG CTTTCGGATTTTGTGAATATGAAGATCCAGAAGCAACTCTGCGATGTATGAGACTTCTAAATGAATGGGAAATAGCAGAGAAAAAATTAGTG gtAAAAGTTGATGCCAAAACAAAAACACTTTTAGATGAATAcatcaataaaaagaaatctaGAACTAGTGGCGTTGAAAGTGAagataaagaaaagaaagaaaatggaGATAAAGAAGAGAATGAGACAAAAGTTGAGGAAGACCTGGATGAATTCACAAAACGAGAGGACCGGGTGGCAAAGGCTGGCCTAGACGCCATCATGAGAGAATATGCAGAGGACCTCTCAAAGAAGATGTTCATGG AAGTTGAAAAAGAGCCAAAACCAGTCAAAAAGAAAGTTGAAGAAGAAAAGATTATCAAAGACACA GGAATTGATGACATTGACTTAGAAGATGACAAAAGGGAAATAATCCACAGAGAAATCAAGAGTTTCAGGGATCTCCATAAA GGAGAGGATGAGGTTGAAAAAGATGCTGAGAAGGAAAAGGAAAGGAAAGACCGGGAGAGGGAAGAAAGAATGAAGATGGTGGAAGAGAGAAGACGAGAGAGGGAGAGAATGAAGGAAAGAGAAAGGGAAAGGGAACTGGAGAAGGAACGCTATGAAAGAGAAAGGGAACGCATCAGAAGTAGGACAAGGTCAAGATCTAGGTCACCCAGGAGGTGGAgagaaaggtcaaggtcacgaGAAAA GGAGAGAAGAAAGGAACGTGATAGAGATGCTGAAGATGAAGAGGAGGCTTACGAAAGGAGAAAATTGGAGAAAAAATTGAGAGAGAAGGAAGCAGCATATCAAGAG AGATTAAAGAATTGGGAAGCCAGAGAAAGAAAGAAGGCAAGGGAGTATGAGAAAGAACGAGAAAGGGAAGAGGAGAGGAAAGCAGAGGAG TCAAGAGAAGGAAGAAGGCTGAAGGAATTTCTGGAAGATTACGATGATGAGAGAGATGATGTCAAATACTACAA AGGCAGCTGTCTAAATAGACGactgaaagagagagaaaaggaGCGAGAGGCTGATGCTAGGGACCGACAGAGGGAGAAGGAAGAACTGGAAGAGATCAAGAGGAAGTTACTGGATGAGGGACATCCGGACCCAGAGGCTGAGCTGATGAAG ATTGAATTAGAAAGGGAAGAACACCTGAAACCTCGTCTGAATATCTCCGAGGAGAATTCTCCTGTCCAGCAGAAGGAGCCGATCAGAGTAGACTCATCAGATGAAccggaggaggaggaggagaagCCACAGTTACCACCCAACATGAAATCCACCCTGAAGCCTATTGATGTGTCCAACAGCGTGACCCCCATGTCTGAGGACAACGACAGCAACTTCCCTCCCCCAGATGAGGACTCCCAGCCTGTGTATGGTCCAAGCAAAGAGGAAAATGCAAAACTAGGCTTTGGAGGGCTGAAGTTGG GAAGCTCTAGCAGTCCGACAGAGAGTATCTCTAGCAAGAGAAAGAAGTTGACAGTTGGTGATGTATTTAACCAAGACGATGAAGATAGTTCATCCGGTTCTAAGAAACGTAAACTGGTACCTCTGGATTATGATGATGACAAGGACGGCAAGAAAGGAGCCACAGCAGAGGAGAAGAGGCTGAAGATCAAACAGTTGATCGAGAGCATTCCCACGGCCAAGGATGAGCTGTTTGCCTACTCGCTGGACTGGAACATTGTTGATCAG GTTCTTATGGACAAGAGGATCAAGCCATGGGTTAACAAGAAGATAATTGAGTACATTGGTGAGGAGGAGCCAacccttacagattttatttgtCAGAAAGTGATGGCAAGGAGTGGACCTCAAGCAATACTCAACGATGTAGCTATG GTGCTAGATGAAGAAGCAGAGGTGTTCGTTGTGAAAATGTGGAGGTTATTGGTGTACGAAACTGAAGCCAAAAAACTTGGTCTAGTCAAATGA
- the LOC105318130 gene encoding uncharacterized protein isoform X2 yields the protein MKMSVILILGICSYGVLGAPPPRTYNPAIYENLNIPKFNPNAISFVNYNPMKEQNLEPFSIGFQAITTKAPEYIKVKNLDYSGGGRMTFDMSNVKFDPNNGNFMRDFDPNSFSNKGQNKEVENNKEQTTGRGSDFGFSMDSKGVGVSGKSWDGSWPDGDKKDFSVKATDSWKAAVGADKKWNEVVGTNKNNQKWQDSVSSGDFSEKATQSWSKALNADRKNDNYHGNNVKSGDIDEIIQSLMAALQRLQSY from the exons atgaagatGTCGGTAATATTAATATTGGGAATATGTTCTTATGGAGTTTTAGGAG CTCCCCCTCCTAGGACGTACAATCCTGCAATATACGAAAATCTCAATATCCCGAAATTCAATCCAAACGCCATATCCTTCGTCAACTACAATCCAATGAAAGAACAAAATCTGGAACCATTCTCGATCGGATTCCAAGCCATCACAACGAAGGCTCCGGAGTATATCAAGGTCAAGAATTTAGATTACTCCGGTGGTGGTCGGATGACCTTTGACATGAGCAACGTAAAATTCGATCCAAACAACGGAAATTTTATGAGAGATTTTGATCCGAATAGCTTTTCAAACAAAG GTCAAAATAAAGAAGTTGAAAACAACAAAGAGCAGACGACAGGGAGAGGAAGCGACTTTGGATTCAGTATGGACAGCAAGGGAGTTGGTGTATCGGGCAAATCCTGGGACGGAAGCTGGCCAGACG GAGATAAAAAAGACTTCTCCGTTAAGGCGACCGACTCCTGGAAAGCGGCCGTAGGGGCGGATAAAAAGTGGAACGAAGTTGTAGgcacaaataaaaacaatcaaaaatgGCAAG ACAGCGTTAGTTCCGGGGACTTCTCCGAGAAGGCCACACAGTCCTGGAGTAAAGCTCTCAACGCTGACAGAAAGAACGACAATTACCACG GTAACAATGTCAAGTCAGGAGACATAGACGAGATTATCCAGAGCCTCATGGCTGCTCTTCAAAGGTTACAGTCATATTGA
- the LOC105318130 gene encoding uncharacterized protein isoform X1 encodes MKMSVILILGICSYGVLGAPPPRTYNPAIYENLNIPKFNPNAISFVNYNPMKEQNLEPFSIGFQAITTKAPEYIKVKNLDYSGGGRMTFDMSNVKFDPNNGNFMRDFDPNSFSNKEQSFQQNQVVPFQENQVTESPRGHSWDGRWPGQNKEVENNKEQTTGRGSDFGFSMDSKGVGVSGKSWDGSWPDGDKKDFSVKATDSWKAAVGADKKWNEVVGTNKNNQKWQDSVSSGDFSEKATQSWSKALNADRKNDNYHGNNVKSGDIDEIIQSLMAALQRLQSY; translated from the exons atgaagatGTCGGTAATATTAATATTGGGAATATGTTCTTATGGAGTTTTAGGAG CTCCCCCTCCTAGGACGTACAATCCTGCAATATACGAAAATCTCAATATCCCGAAATTCAATCCAAACGCCATATCCTTCGTCAACTACAATCCAATGAAAGAACAAAATCTGGAACCATTCTCGATCGGATTCCAAGCCATCACAACGAAGGCTCCGGAGTATATCAAGGTCAAGAATTTAGATTACTCCGGTGGTGGTCGGATGACCTTTGACATGAGCAACGTAAAATTCGATCCAAACAACGGAAATTTTATGAGAGATTTTGATCCGAATAGCTTTTCAAACAAAG AGCAAAGCTTTCAACAAAACCAAGTCGTCCCGTTTCAAGAGAACCAGGTGACCGAGTCACCGAGAGGACATAGCTGGGACGGACGTTGGCCAG GTCAAAATAAAGAAGTTGAAAACAACAAAGAGCAGACGACAGGGAGAGGAAGCGACTTTGGATTCAGTATGGACAGCAAGGGAGTTGGTGTATCGGGCAAATCCTGGGACGGAAGCTGGCCAGACG GAGATAAAAAAGACTTCTCCGTTAAGGCGACCGACTCCTGGAAAGCGGCCGTAGGGGCGGATAAAAAGTGGAACGAAGTTGTAGgcacaaataaaaacaatcaaaaatgGCAAG ACAGCGTTAGTTCCGGGGACTTCTCCGAGAAGGCCACACAGTCCTGGAGTAAAGCTCTCAACGCTGACAGAAAGAACGACAATTACCACG GTAACAATGTCAAGTCAGGAGACATAGACGAGATTATCCAGAGCCTCATGGCTGCTCTTCAAAGGTTACAGTCATATTGA